tttggaaatcagcatttggccatgaaattccaaatacaattgtagttgtatttggaatttaaaaaacatctaaaaccttattttcacgtttttcacttttaatacatttaaacaatcaaatattaatctttgcaaaaactataaccaaataaaactccaacttcaaaattccaagtaaagtgaaaaatatatatttggttttcatggccaaacgccaaCTTAGTTAATTGTTAGAGCTCCAAGATTGTAAttagtataattttttttggCAAATGTAAATAGAATAATTTTGGAAGGAAGGCATTTGACAAAGAATAGACACACGAGCAAGATGAAAAAGAAGAAGCTGTAGAAGAAATTTTCTGAAATAGAGAACTACCCAAATTTGTAGTAGAAATATTCAGTTGATTTTTTGCTTTGAGTCTTAACTGCTTTAGGATGTAATAATTTCTCATGTCTTTGGGTTTTACCCTCAAACTTTACATGGTCCTAGTCACATTATTGGGTTCCTTCCTGTTTATTCTTGAGTACTTGCATCACATCTTCAATCAATAATTTGATATTCAAATATGAAGAACCCTCTTCTTGTATTGCCTTCTTTGACATATGTGCTAGCTCATTTgctctttttcttctttcttcacCCTCTAATCCTTTATCCATTACTTGATCTATTGCTTTTTTGACTTGATCCATGTTAACTAACACTCCATTCTTCTCTTCATTCCAAGAGTTAATACTTACTTCAACCCCAACTCGAACCCCAACCTTCAGAACATTTACGATGAATTTCTCATTGTAAAATTGCTCGGCAAACATAGGAAAAGTAATCATTGGTACACCACAGGAAATTCCTTCTAAAGTCGAATTCCATCCACAGTGCGTCAGGAACCCTCCGACGCATGGATGAGATAATATCAGAACTTGTGGGGCCCAGCCTCGAATAATAATCCCTCTTCCTTTAACCCTCTCTTCGAAATTTTCATCCCTCAGCCATTTTTCGACTTGTGGTGTAAAATTTAGCCCTCTGATTATCCAAATGAAAGGCACGTTTGATGACTCCAAGCCTAAACCAATTTCCTTCATTTGCGAATATGAAATGTGACAAAGGCTACCAAAACAAGCATAAATGACTGATTTTGGCTTCATAGAATCAAGCCAATTCAAACAATCACAATGCTCATCAATAGATGCCTGATTTCCTCTGTCAaccatttcatccatttctttgTTACACAATGATACTGGACCAATACAAAAAACTTTGTTCACAACTTTCTTGTATGCATCAACATACCAAGGCTCCAACTCCTCAAAAGTATTGATCAAAATACCTCTTGCCAAATCTTGGGACTTTTTAATTTGGTCCAAAATACTCTCCATATCTTGAGAAGATTGCTTTCTTGAATCAAAAGGCAATTGAGCTTTTGTGAACTCAATCTTGTGTGGTACATTAGGGACCAAGAATGAATCAGAATCCAACACAAGGGTCTCTTGAATTTTTGTCTGGTTTAGTATGTGAGAACAATAGAGGGTGAAACAAGAAATTGTATCAAAAACATACCTTGGAATCTTGAACTTTTTGGCAACTTGTTGAGTCCAAGTGAGAGGACTAGTGGAAATGATACAACTTGGCTTTGGTTCCAAATCTTGAATCAATTTTTCTAGTGGTTCTTGCATCATCCCACTAGCCAAAAAGAAACCTTTAAACAACTCAGGTGAACTAAGTGTGTCCAAGTTTTCACATCCTTGAGGCAATCCAACTTCTTGGCTTGGGAAATGAAGAGGAATTAGTTGGATTTTTAAATTGGTTTTTCTAGCATGAGTGATTACAGATTTGTATTTTTGGGCATTGAGAGGTGTTGTGATAATGGAGACATTGACTCCATGAAGGGCTAGTAATTTTGCAAAGTCTGTTAATGGTATAATATGGCTTTGAGACATTAAAGGTATCAATAGAAAATGAAGCTCTCTAGATGAAGAAGCCATTGTTGAGAAAAAATTATTAGTTCCAAGTGTATGAGGAAATAGTTAATGGTGAAATTAATAGCTAAAAGGAAAATTGTATTGACCTATGTGACGGTTAGATGACACGAAATGAATGAGACTAATTTTATGGCAAACATTAGGGAAGGGAAATAGCACTCTGAGACCCTCAGAATTTGCAAATTTTGATTTTAGTTCTTGTGATTTTTTTGTTAAGCATATTTATCTTCAATTACTTATACGTGCACTTTTAATCTCTCTATCTATGAATCTTCAAAAATTTAATGAATTATTAAGTACTAATTGAACAGAATATTTAGAATGCAGCCTAAATATAAGCAACTCAGAATAGTTTTTAGAATATTATCCAAATAACAGAGTGATGAATAGAATATTTAGAAATAGAACGGGTCAAATATCAATAACAGTTTATAAAATTAGTCCAACTGTTTTCCTAAAACTCGAATGTGGTACAAAATATAACTATCACTCCATATTTTagaatacggaaaagggccaaaattacccccgaacttgggaaatagttcattcatatccttcgttatactttagggccaattatacccttaccgttatactatggggtcaattatacccttatgtctaacagctgccacgtggcatcatcccagcccttcaaaattattttcccctcaaataattttttacccactaaaataacccaactcgacccgatttttttttttcgttccagccaaggggtattgggttgggtccgtatcagtttggctggaaaaaacaatcgggtcgggttgggttattttagtgggtaaaaaattatttgaggggaaaataattttgaagggctgggatgatgccacatGGCAGCTGTTAgatataagggtataattgaccccatagtataacggtaagggtataattggccttAAAGTATAACgcagggtatggatgaactatttttcaaagttcaggggtaattttggcccttttccgtttagaATAATATGGTACTAAAACAGTCTAAATTCATATATTTCCTACACAGAGGGATCATAAATATACCTATTAATTAAAGGCCATACTTGACCAAATATTACAAGGATCATATTTTTTTATCAATAGATAATTGAGGGGCCAAAAGTGCAATTATCCTCGAAACAGCGAACAAAAAATGAATGGTGTACCAAATCACTTTGTTTTTTTCCTCATTACGTAATCACGATGtacaaaatatcacataaatgAGGAAAACAAAAGTGAAATACAATATAGAATCGTTGTCTTTTCTGACACTTGGTGGCGGTGCTAAATTTTCAATAATTGGTATGCTAGATCTATTGACCAAATTTGGCGCATCATTGGTAATAAGAGAAATGGGtgttttatttttcaaatgagtttatattatatatatcgagtataaataatatttacataatcataatttttttaataagtcAAATAGTACACTAATCAAGGATGGATAACATGAAAAAGAGGTTACAAAAACAGATTCAGAATTTTAAATTTATGGTTTCGAATCATCGATTTTTTCATTTACGGGTTCTGCAGTTAACTAAGAAGGCGATCGATTGGCTTGGAGAGGAAAGGAACCCCGGGACTGAAAACTAAAAGGATAGGAATGAATTGAATAAAGAAAGAATATATAGAACCTTGAGCATTTTCTCTTCTCGGCAATGGTTGAGAGTNNNNNNNNNNNNNNNNNNNNNNNNNNNNNNNNNNNNNNNNNNNNNNNNNNNNNNNNNNNNNNNNNNNNNNNNNNNNNNNNNNNNNNNNNNNNNNNNNNNNNNNNNNNNNNNNNNNNNNNNNNNNNNNNNNNNNNNNNNNNNNNNNNNNNNCACACTTTTCTGGACCCCTTTTTTTACAAGCTTGAATTCTACTCCCAACAGAAAGATTCTAAATAATATGTGAAAATAGAATCATCGACAAGATGTTTATCAGAGAGATTTTCTTATGGGATACAATCGAAGGGCTCATAAAATGCAAAACTTGAGAAGTAAGGGAATATCGATGGCCTTTGTTGAACAGAGAGCGAACGGACGGCAAGTGACTTTGATCTCATGCTGGCCTTTACTTCGGCTACTAATAAGGGGGTTGGGGTTTGACAAAAAAAGACTGGGGCTTCGTTTAGCCGCCTATGTAGTAAGAAAAACGCTGAGTTTGCCGTTGAATAGCCATAGTGAGTTCATCACCAGTGGCATAAGCAGAGGAGGCATATGGGGTGGGGAGAAAGGCAATTTACCTGACTTCTTACAATTCCAGTTGAACCCgcataagaaaaaaagaaagcaGATTAGGAAAGATTCAAAGGATTGCTATACTCATAGACAGGGTTCAGGTTAAGTACTTATTTACACATATTAGCAGGGGCGATGATATTATAAAGCTTATGGGTTCAGTTCAGCTGAACCCCATAAATTTTGGTCTAAATTTTGTATTTGTCTTAAGAAATTCATtcaatatgtacaaattatttgTTTAAAACCCAATAACTTAAAAGGACTAAGATCGTGAATACATAAATTTCAAATTCTGATTTCGCCATGAATATTAAGTCAATTTCTTACTACGATTACATAGTTTGGCTGAAAAGTGAAAACTACTGAATTCTACTGATTTCGTAATATGGCTCCACTCTGAAGGGATATGTATCACATGGGAAGTAAATCAATTTTTTCTAAGcgcataaaaatatttatataataaTGTAGAAGACTTTAGGCTATATTTATTTACATGGAAGTCTGTTGTATAAACTGTAAAAATGtttgaaatttctttttatgAACCGACTCATCTCTTTATCAAATATATCAAATTTGACTGAAGAATCAAGATTGGCATTCCCAAGACTCTAGGACTTTTACTATGGAAAAGTCGTGGCTAGCAGTAGATATTAGTTGAACAATTCTCAATGTCATAGGTCATGTATTATTTTCCTCTAATATCTTCAGAGAATATGATTCTAGAAGCACAAGATATGTATTTCAGTTTCGGACAAAATATGTGAGTTGTTTAAACTGACGGATGTTAATAAAATTAGGGTTGTTCACAGTTTTGGCTAAAACCAAAACCAAGCagaaaatttaaccaaatcgaataaaaaaatcgacatttggtttggtttggtttgatttgattttaaattttaaaaatcgataatatttggtttggttatggttctattaaaaaacaaccgaataaataaccgaaccaaaccgataaattatatacataaattttataagtatttatatgtataatattagtttttcataaataattataaatattttatacattttaatcattaatttgatttttggtctacttatttcacataaTTGTTTAAGatccatgtttttaagaatatgtccaagtcCATGTCTTTAAGTAttttaactcttttaagtgttaagtgtaaacctactaacagaagctcacgttagagtctaatgtcttttaatatttttcgaatttatacctttcttttttcttgtctgaatgggtcctaaacttctaatatttttcatatgaaaaggacagaggttgtagatttggaagttcctatagaagatacttcagtaacatcagcatttgctgcaactcaagcacatggtaatgccctaatacttcgtGGGTAATCCTTctaaaaaacagaaaaagaacaactccttgtagtcaagaccctagccttggggataatgattgAAAAACatatgaagtttgggatcattacacaaagttttttttaataaaatgggagaattgagggcaaaatgcaagtactgccccaaagtttgggatcattactcaaagtttttttatttcatatattttcattttaattttaggcagtctttatgtttaattaatatgtatgtttgtaacaacaactaaaagctcctatgctctactctattttcaggtatgtgtattaagatgacaaaaatggcgcagccactactaagttagtttttagctctatatataatagtttagcaactttggataACTTGAGTACCACACTATCattaatagtgaaaatgtttctatgatgtatattACACCTTagactataaataaaagttatcgtttgaaccaaaaaaaagacatgtcttttttaactttttaatattttactgataagtctcatgactGCTAGTCATAAATCGAAAAATTGAACCCAACCGgtgattattattttatttggtttggttatgattttggacatttaaaaactgactaaattggtttagttatgattttaatcaataaccga
The nucleotide sequence above comes from Lycium barbarum isolate Lr01 chromosome 3, ASM1917538v2, whole genome shotgun sequence. Encoded proteins:
- the LOC132633694 gene encoding UDP-glycosyltransferase 73C4-like: MASSSRELHFLLIPLMSQSHIIPLTDFAKLLALHGVNVSIITTPLNAQKYKSVITHARKTNLKIQLIPLHFPSQEVGLPQGCENLDTLSSPELFKGFFLASGMMQEPLEKLIQDLEPKPSCIISTSPLTWTQQVAKKFKIPRYVFDTISCFTLYCSHILNQTKIQETLVLDSDSFLVPNVPHKIEFTKAQLPFDSRKQSSQDMESILDQIKKSQDLARGILINTFEELEPWYVDAYKKVVNKVFCIGPVSLCNKEMDEMVDRGNQASIDEHCDCLNWLDSMKPKSVIYACFGSLCHISYSQMKEIGLGLESSNVPFIWIIRGLNFTPQVEKWLRDENFEERVKGRGIIIRGWAPQVLILSHPCVGGFLTHCGWNSTLEGISCGVPMITFPMFAEQFYNEKFIVNVLKVGVRVGVEVSINSWNEEKNGVLVNMDQVKKAIDQVMDKGLEGEERRKRANELAHMSKKAIQEEGSSYLNIKLLIEDVMQVLKNKQEGTQ